The following are encoded together in the Paludisphaera mucosa genome:
- a CDS encoding PEP-CTERM sorting domain-containing protein produces the protein MIVFSLAGPMRVRMIQAAGVVTLLIGSAGVADAGFVVYDDFSSAGSTPDPTRWGAPGLGQVPVQSGGSIHFDTSSGYTPLIRSTAAFSYGTFRITVDGFGGGLAHLIGLNSSSNFALYDAVDALYVRDDSGAAVYANGVPIVPVPSGWQPTALPTVYTFVWNPGLVEIYRDGTLLLSTTSGIPDEPLRFEIGAYNLSGPPATFSVTEVAYEAFATVPEPSAYAMMAIGLAAAFVAGRRRAG, from the coding sequence ATGATCGTGTTCAGCCTCGCGGGGCCGATGCGGGTGCGGATGATCCAGGCGGCGGGCGTCGTCACGTTGCTGATCGGGTCGGCCGGCGTCGCCGACGCCGGGTTCGTGGTGTACGACGACTTCTCCTCGGCGGGCTCGACGCCCGATCCGACCCGTTGGGGCGCCCCGGGGCTCGGCCAGGTGCCGGTCCAGTCGGGCGGGTCGATCCACTTCGACACCTCGTCCGGCTACACCCCGCTGATCCGGTCCACCGCCGCCTTTTCCTACGGGACGTTTCGGATCACGGTCGACGGATTCGGCGGCGGGCTGGCGCATCTGATCGGGCTCAACAGCAGTTCCAACTTCGCGTTGTATGACGCCGTCGACGCCCTCTACGTACGCGACGACTCGGGCGCCGCCGTCTATGCCAACGGCGTTCCGATCGTGCCTGTGCCCTCGGGCTGGCAGCCGACCGCGTTGCCGACGGTCTACACCTTCGTGTGGAATCCCGGCCTCGTCGAGATCTACAGGGACGGTACGCTCCTGCTCTCGACTACGTCGGGGATTCCGGACGAGCCGCTCCGATTCGAGATCGGCGCGTACAACCTCAGCGGGCCACCGGCGACGTTCTCGGTCACCGAGGTCGCCTACGAAGCGTTCGCGACGGTCCCCGAACCGTCGGCGTACGCGATGATGGCGATCGGGCTCGCCGCGGCGTTCGTCGCCGGCCGTCGCCGCGCCGGATGA
- a CDS encoding HlyD family secretion protein — protein sequence MDAEKPASPPPPATASPPEPTPPAEPGSGPPQAPARASPIRRLVVATAMIAALIGLRVWLWPRIEEALHTVSTDDAYVAAHVTYVAPRVAGSVAKVLVDDDQFVKAGELLVELDPEPYRVAVARAEAALKLAEAQTLQARSQGRAIVAKVRGAYNGVRLARDQVVEQVAKLKASVATLAKARAQADLAGVELTRARNLLRTESGTQQVVDQRNASYLVAEATVREAEEQVRLNRAALGRPPDPPAGRPLDDVPADWDQKAPAVRAALADLINAAVMIGVELPPIEEGPEVVYAEFVKKSPGGDLDRYLNQLVDASPGVLLALAGVEQAGRALDQAKLDLGYTKIAAEVAGFVSRRIVNVGNRVQAGQGMMAIRPLDEVWIDANFKETQLADLRIGQPVEIRADAYPGRVYRGRISGFGAGTGASTALLPPENATGNFVKVVQRLPVRIDLVDGNPHEAPLFVGLSVEPRVLIRERPSGPFAGGRLQVSPRPAADATKGRAEP from the coding sequence TTGGACGCCGAGAAGCCCGCCTCGCCTCCCCCCCCTGCAACCGCGTCGCCGCCGGAGCCGACGCCGCCCGCCGAGCCCGGATCCGGCCCCCCGCAGGCCCCCGCGCGCGCCAGCCCGATCAGGCGTCTCGTCGTCGCGACGGCGATGATCGCCGCCCTGATCGGCCTCAGGGTCTGGCTCTGGCCGAGGATCGAGGAGGCGCTGCACACGGTCTCGACCGACGACGCCTACGTCGCGGCGCACGTGACGTACGTCGCCCCCCGGGTGGCCGGGTCGGTGGCGAAGGTGCTCGTCGACGACGACCAGTTCGTGAAGGCCGGCGAACTCCTGGTCGAGCTCGACCCCGAGCCCTACCGGGTGGCCGTCGCGCGGGCCGAGGCGGCCCTCAAGCTGGCCGAGGCCCAGACGCTCCAGGCGCGGTCGCAGGGCCGGGCGATCGTGGCGAAGGTGAGGGGGGCCTACAACGGCGTCAGGCTGGCGCGCGATCAGGTCGTCGAGCAGGTCGCGAAGCTCAAGGCGAGCGTCGCCACGCTGGCCAAGGCGCGGGCCCAGGCCGACCTGGCCGGCGTCGAGCTGACCCGCGCGCGGAACCTCCTGCGCACCGAGAGCGGCACCCAGCAGGTCGTCGACCAGCGCAACGCCTCGTACCTCGTCGCCGAGGCGACCGTCCGCGAGGCCGAGGAGCAGGTGAGGCTCAACCGCGCCGCGCTGGGCCGGCCTCCCGACCCGCCGGCCGGCCGGCCCCTGGACGACGTCCCCGCCGACTGGGACCAGAAGGCCCCCGCCGTGCGCGCCGCGCTCGCCGACCTGATCAACGCCGCCGTCATGATCGGCGTCGAGCTGCCGCCGATCGAGGAGGGCCCCGAGGTCGTCTACGCGGAGTTCGTCAAGAAGTCCCCCGGCGGCGACCTCGACCGCTACCTGAACCAGCTCGTCGACGCGTCGCCCGGGGTGCTCCTGGCGCTGGCCGGCGTCGAGCAGGCGGGGCGGGCGCTCGACCAGGCGAAGCTCGACCTGGGCTACACGAAGATCGCCGCCGAGGTCGCCGGCTTCGTCAGCCGCCGGATCGTCAACGTCGGCAACCGGGTGCAGGCGGGGCAGGGGATGATGGCGATCCGCCCGCTCGACGAGGTCTGGATCGACGCCAACTTCAAGGAGACCCAGCTCGCCGACCTCCGCATCGGCCAGCCGGTCGAGATCCGGGCCGACGCCTATCCCGGGCGGGTCTACCGCGGCCGGATCTCCGGCTTCGGCGCCGGCACCGGCGCGTCGACGGCCCTCCTGCCCCCCGAGAACGCCACCGGCAACTTCGTGAAGGTCGTCCAGCGGCTGCCCGTCCGCATCGACCTCGTCGACGGCAACCCGCACGAGGCCCCCCTGTTCGTCGGCCTCTCCGTCGAGCCCCGCGTCCTGATCCGCGAGCGGCCCTCGGGCCCGTTCGCCGGCGGCCGGCTTCAGGTCTCTCCCCGACCGGCGGCCGACGCGACGAAGGGCCGGGCCGAGCCATGA
- a CDS encoding DHA2 family efflux MFS transporter permease subunit yields MSAGTPRRVVNPWLVALTVTIATFMEVLDTSIANVALPHIAGSLGASQDDANWVLTGYLVANAMIIPLSSWLSTAMGRKRYYMTCVALFTVTSALCGLATSLPMLILWRVVQGLAGGGLQPVSQAILLDTFPASRRAAGMAVYGVAALTAPVLGPTLGGWITDNYSWRWIFYINIPAGLLALGLNALLVADPEYLRAERARLHLRGLRVDYVGIGLFALGLGCLEVVLDKGQEWDWFGSHAIITMTILTVAGLGLGVAWELRHPEPFIDLRLLGERNFRMSCSIIFLVYAVLFGSILLLPLMMQSLMRYDATNAGLVLSPAGLFSMIAMVFSAALMKKGVDARWLIAFGGAITAYGSYIMVGLNLQAGPHQLMLPRVVQMAGAGLVFAPLTAAAVMYLPATANNRASALFNMLRNEGSSIGIGISTAVLQRRLQHHTFRLTEGLQPLDPTVSDALASTGRFFTSVTGDPERGRLMGLRALEAVRDQQAYAQAFLDCFWVFTILSLATIPLAFLMKRSVVEGDVPLGH; encoded by the coding sequence ATGAGCGCCGGGACGCCCCGGCGCGTGGTGAACCCCTGGCTCGTGGCGCTGACGGTCACGATCGCGACGTTCATGGAAGTGCTCGACACCAGCATCGCCAACGTCGCCCTGCCGCACATCGCCGGCAGCCTGGGGGCGAGCCAGGACGACGCGAACTGGGTGCTGACGGGCTACCTCGTCGCCAACGCCATGATCATCCCGCTGTCGAGCTGGCTGTCGACGGCGATGGGCCGCAAGCGCTATTACATGACGTGCGTGGCGCTCTTCACGGTCACGTCGGCCCTCTGCGGGCTGGCGACGTCGCTGCCGATGCTGATCCTCTGGCGGGTCGTGCAGGGCCTGGCGGGGGGCGGCCTCCAGCCGGTCTCGCAGGCGATCCTGCTCGACACCTTCCCGGCCTCGCGACGCGCCGCGGGCATGGCCGTCTACGGCGTCGCGGCGCTGACCGCCCCGGTGCTCGGGCCGACCCTCGGCGGCTGGATCACCGACAACTACTCGTGGCGCTGGATCTTCTACATCAACATCCCCGCCGGCCTGCTCGCGCTGGGCCTCAACGCGCTCCTGGTGGCCGACCCCGAGTACCTCCGGGCCGAGCGGGCCAGGCTCCACCTGCGCGGCCTGCGCGTGGACTACGTCGGCATCGGCCTGTTCGCGCTGGGGCTGGGCTGCCTGGAGGTGGTGCTCGACAAGGGCCAGGAGTGGGACTGGTTCGGCTCGCACGCGATCATCACGATGACGATCCTGACCGTCGCCGGCCTGGGCCTGGGGGTGGCCTGGGAGCTTCGCCACCCCGAGCCGTTCATCGACCTCCGGCTGCTGGGCGAGCGCAACTTCCGCATGAGCTGCTCGATCATCTTCCTGGTCTACGCCGTGCTCTTCGGCAGCATTCTGCTGCTGCCTCTGATGATGCAGTCGCTGATGCGCTACGACGCCACGAACGCCGGGCTGGTGCTCTCGCCGGCGGGGCTCTTCTCGATGATCGCGATGGTCTTCAGCGCCGCGCTCATGAAGAAGGGGGTCGACGCGCGCTGGCTGATCGCGTTCGGCGGCGCGATCACGGCGTACGGCTCGTACATCATGGTCGGCCTGAACCTCCAGGCGGGCCCGCACCAGCTGATGCTGCCCCGGGTCGTGCAGATGGCCGGCGCGGGCCTGGTGTTCGCCCCGCTGACGGCGGCGGCGGTGATGTACCTGCCCGCGACCGCGAACAACCGGGCCAGCGCCCTGTTCAACATGCTGCGCAACGAGGGGAGCAGCATCGGCATCGGGATCTCGACGGCCGTCCTCCAGCGTCGGCTGCAGCATCACACGTTCCGGCTGACGGAGGGCCTCCAGCCGCTGGACCCGACGGTCTCCGACGCCCTGGCCTCCACCGGCCGGTTCTTCACGAGCGTCACCGGCGACCCCGAGCGGGGCCGGCTGATGGGCCTGCGGGCGCTGGAGGCCGTCCGCGACCAGCAGGCCTACGCGCAGGCGTTCCTCGACTGCTTCTGGGTCTTCACGATCCTCTCGCTGGCGACGATCCCCCTCGCCTTTCTGATGAAACGCTCCGTGGTCGAGGGTGACGTGCCCCTGGGCCACTAG